One Temnothorax longispinosus isolate EJ_2023e chromosome 8, Tlon_JGU_v1, whole genome shotgun sequence genomic region harbors:
- the LOC139817565 gene encoding ATP-binding cassette subfamily C member 4-like, whose amino-acid sequence MWRNIGISGLVGIGTLMIIALVVQGIISLLSRKYRAMIAPLTDRRVQLMSELVAGIQVVKMYVWEKPFNKIVSVTRKLEIKGSKFSSYVFAACLAITAFTDRLALYFTLITYVLLGHYLTADVTFEMSTYFNMLQLTAALQFPQALILMGESMVSINRLEDFLFMDEVNMKRSENTPQLQDKSRKSNEATNVENHTDRYITKNGSIALQEFSDLPVYVKLQRVSANWVSGQLPPTLCNIDLTIQPGQLCAVVGPVGSGKSSILHMLLKELDPGAGSVILTQDSSKDIFQGNLSNGYFTSNPNLRISYASQEPWLFCGTVRDNILFGQPYDKARYTQVANACALTKDFRQFPQGDMTMVGDRGVSLSGGQKARINLARAVYRQADLYLLDDPLSAVDSRIARHLYGKCITEYLHDKTRILVTHQLQFLKRADHIVVLDRGFMKMQGSYNELVKSNKDFIRMMDNLSHEAQKKEENIRRASEMSMRKTSIIRRASKLSTASSIIQSDIDDSDYAENSPEAEIIARGRLSGRVYKEYFHHGGNYFTLFMLLLLFVISQVATTGNDYWLSYWTNLETVRHINNTSEATEFANMYNDSFLGSIFTLNSDGLLSTVDAIYVYTFCIIACTVTTLLRSFFFMKICMNSSCNLHNSMFSNLVQTRMSFFHTNPSGRILNRFSKDMGTMDEYLPKIMLGALQVFCVVCGIFTIEAIINPWMLIPIVVLVILFYFATIFYLKTAQNVKRLEGVTKSPLFSHVNATLNGLPTIRSGGVQIEKMMRKQFDVLQDRHSGAWYLFLSSSSAFGIFTDLVMCLFLAVLCFSLVLMSKNDSVEDSQVGLAISQSLILIGCLQYGIKQSTETMSLMTSVERVLQYTNLPQEGPITSDNPPPSTWPSQGQLILKNVSMKYHSDDPPVLKNLNVSIEPGWKVGVVGRTGAGKSSLISALFRLFNEGLEGEIKIDGRDTRTVGLSELRCKISIIPQEPVLFSESLRYNLDPFSQYDDVKLWEVLRQVELNDTALDQEIFHGGYNFSVGQKQLICLARAILRNNRLLVLDEATANIDSHTDALIQNTIRSTFKECTVITVAHRLNTIIDSDRIIVMENGSIVEFGCPYELLHDKPKGYFSQMVEKTGNQMAQSLLEQAKKACEKNNDHRELNLSEQNTESESDVTITEQSAL is encoded by the exons ATGTGGCGAAATATTGGCATTTCCGGTCTTGTCGGCATCGGAACGCTGATGATCATCGCCTTAGTGGTACAAGGGATCATCAGCTTGTTGAGCCGCAAATATAGAGCTATGATCGCGCCACTGACCGACCGAAGAGTGCAGCTGATGAGCGAACTCGTAGCCGGGATACAG GTGGTAAAGATGTACGTTTGGGAGAAACCGTTCAACAAGATCGTATCGGTGACCAGAAAGCTGGAAATCAAAGGGAGCAAATTCTCGTCATACGTGTTTGCCGCATGTTTGGCCATAACAGCCTTCACCGATCGACTGGCCCTCTATTTTACCTTAATAACGTACGTCCTACTGGGGCATTACCTGACTGCCGACGTAACCTTCGAAATGTCGACGTACTTCAATATGCTTCAACTCACTGCAGCGTTGCAGTTTCCGCAAGCGTTGATACTGATGGGTGAATCGATGGTGTCTATAAACCGATTGGAG GACTTTCTGTTCATGGACGAAGTAAACATGAAACGCTCAGAGAATACGCCGCAGTTGCAGGATAAATCTCGGAAATCAAACGAAGCGACTAATGTAGAGAATCACACAGACAGGTACATCACAAAAAATGGGAGTATCGCGCTTCAGGAATTTTCTGATCTTCCGGTCTACGTGAAGCTTCAGCGCGTTTCCGCCAATTGGGTCAGCGGCCAATTGCCGCCGACTTTGTGCAATATCGACTTGACCATCCAGCCGGGACAGTTATGCGCTGTGGTCGGTCCCGTGGGTTCCGGCAAATCATCTATATTACATATGCTGCTGAAGGAGTTGGATCCCGGCGCGGGTTCAGTGATCCTCACTCAGGACTCCTCGAAGGATATTTTTCAGGGCAATCTTTCCAATGGTTACTTCACAAGCAATCCGAATCTGCGCATCTCCTATGCCAGCCAGGAGCCCTGGCTCTTTTGTGGTACTGTGAGAGACAACATACTCTTTGGCCAGCCCTACGACAAGGCTAGATATACTCAA GTGGCAAATGCGTGCGCCTTGACGAAGGATTTCCGACAGTTTCCACAGGGAGACATGACGATGGTCGGCGATAGAGGTGTATCCTTGTCCGGAGGCCAAAAAGCGCGTATCAATCTCGCGAGGGCAGTTTACAGGCAGGCGGATCTCTATCTGCTCGACGATCCCTTGAGCGCGGTGGACTCTCGTATCGCCAGGCATCTATACGGGAAGTGCATCACCGAGTATCTCCACGACAAGACGAGAATACTCGTCACCCATCAGTTGCAATTTCTCAAACGCGCGGACCACATCGTCGTTTTGGATCGA GGTTTTATGAAGATGCAAGGAAGCTATAACGAATTagtaaaatcaaataaagattTCATTCGAATGATGGACAATTTGAGTCACGAAGCGcagaagaaggaagagaataTAAGGAGAGCTTCGGAAATGTCTATGAGAAAAACCTCGATAATAAGACGTGCCTCTAAATTATCAACCGCAAGTTCCATCATT CAGTCGGATATTGACGATTCGGATTATGCGGAAAACAGCCCGGAAGCCGAGATAATAGCACGCGGCCGACTATCTGGCAGAGTGTATAAGGAATATTTCCACCACGGCGGCAACTACTTTACCCTGTTCATGTTGCTGCTGCTCTTCGTTATCAGTCAGGTTGCTACCACAGGGAATGATTACTGGCTCTCGTACTGGACCAACTTGGAGACTGTCAGGCACATTAACAACACTAGTGAGGCCACAGAGTTCGCAAACATGTACAACGACAGTTTCCTTGGGTCGATCTTCACGCTGAACTCAGACGGCCTGCTCAGTACTGTAGAtgctatatacgtatacacatTCTGCATCATAGCCTGTACTGTTACCACGCTGCTCCGGAGCTTCTTCTTCATGAAAATCTGCATGAACTCGAGCTGCAACCTGCACAACTCCATGTTCTCCAATCTGGTACAGACGCGCATGTCCTTCTTCCACACTAATCCTTCTG GGagaattttaaatagattttcgAAGGACATGGGCACCATGGACGAGTACCTGCCCAAAATCATGTTAGGGGCGCTCCAAGTGTTTTGCGTAGTATGCGGTATATTCACCATAGAAGCGATAATTAATCCATGGATGCTCATACCGATAGTAGTACTGGTCATCTTGTTTTACTTCGCGACGATATTCTACCTGAAAACCGCTCAAAACGTCAAACGTCTCGAAGGCGTAA CCAAGAGCCCGTTATTCTCGCATGTGAATGCTACGCTGAACGGCCTGCCGACGATTAGAAGCGGCGGCGTCCAAATCGAGAAGATGATGCGAAAACAGTTCGACGTGTTACAAGACCGTCACAGCGGCGCGTGGTACCTCTTCTTATCAAGCTCGTCAGCCTTCGGTATTTTTACCGATCTAGTCATGTGCCTGTTCCTTGCCGTGCTTTGCTTCTCCCTAGTATTGATGAGCAAAAAtg ACAGTGTAGAAGACAGTCAGGTAGGTCTGGCAATATCGCAATCGTTGATCTTGATCGGTTGCTTGCAATATGGAATAAAGCAGTCCACCGAGACGATGTCGCTGATGACCTCCGTAGAAAGAGTTCTTCAGTACACAAATCTTCCCCAGGAGGGACCCATTACCTCGGACAATCCGCCGCCGTCTACATGGCCGTCCCAAGGACAATTGATCTTGAAGAACGTCAGCATGAAGTATCACAGTGACGATCCACCGGTCTTGAAA AATCTGAACGTATCCATCGAGCCTGGCTGGAAAGTTGGAGTGGTGGGACGCACTGGCGCCGGCAAGTCCTCTTTGATCTCAGCGCTCTTCCGCCTATTCAACGAAGGTTTGGAGGGCGAGATTAAAATTGACGGTCGAGACACGAGAACGGTAGGTCTGAGCGAGCTGCGCTGCAAGATCTCCATCATACCGCAGGAACCGGTGCTCTTCTCCGAGAGTCTGCGCTACAATCTGGATCCGTTCAGTCAGTACGATGACGTGAAGCTGTGGGAGGTGCTGCGGCAGGTCGAACTGAACGATACCGCATTGGATCAAGAAATCTTTCATGGCGGTTACAACTTCAGCGTCGGCCAGAAGCAGCTCATATGTTTGGCCAGGGCTATTCTAAGGAATAATCGCTTGCTCGTTCTCGATGAGGCCACGGCTAATATTGATTCACA CACCGATGCTTTAATTCAAAACACAATAAGAAGTACTTTTAAAGAATGCACCGTCATTACGGTAGCACATCGTTTGAATACCATTATAGACAGCGATCGTATCATCGTAATGGAGAATGGCTCTATTGTG GAATTCGGTTGCCCATACGAGCTGTTGCACGATAAACCAAAAGGCTATTTCTCGCAAATGGTGGAGAAAACGGGCAATCAGATGGCACAGAGTCTTTTGGAACAGGCGAAGAAGGCTTGCGAGAAGAACAACGATCATCGTGAATTGAACTTATCGGAGCAAAATACCGAAAGCGAGAGCGACGTCACGATCACGGAACAATCCGCTTTGTAA
- the LOC139817648 gene encoding uncharacterized protein: protein MTEAIEEWTKGLYMTTENNYIDIEFHEAVYPVRVSIYEIYNPGNVIQISAQDSNNHWIQLWDELSQIVPPKSRLFSPPLSHPCDFKTKMLRLTFKKSSRESYTELGAVMLIGTSDLILPRNPNESLSNLLKRINSMYSPHHDDVHNLTADSKSAHLDIVHLQQNFPKNCVIYKRYYHCTLDLKAVEESEPNVLREIASEEELAQIPRELTRKINAHFNAKFEKFITAKAVFETSRKCLEQNLETAQKELAEQKLDDECRGKLELAKKSNTEVCSNLEEVKIEVHRLQESVKRLEKETCELRRQRDTVMDEANALQLQVERRDTEIERMFTELSSLSSQFQTAIATKCQTLVQKYSPRILLKSHSNCVNNMEHVKTEVHGLQESVKRLGKETCELRRQRDTVTDEANTLQLQVERRDTEIERMFTELSSLSSQFQTAIATKCQTLVQKYSPRLNSMKLSSDESKELSRCSLSALPVKYSKKSISHHNIYCNDISYFEY, encoded by the exons ATGACAGAGGCAATTGAAGAGTGGACAAAAGGCCTATATATGACGaccgaaaataattatattg atatcgagTTTCATGAAGCTGTATATCCAGTCAGAGTCtctatttacgaaatatataatccTGGAAACGTAATTCAAATTTCGGCTCAAGATTCCAATAATCACTGGATTCAGTTGTGGGATGAATTGTCTCAGATTGTACCCCCgaaatcaagattattttctccacCGTTATCGCATCCGTGCGACTTCAAAACCAAAATGCTCAGACtaacatttaaaaagagttcACGTGAATCTTATACAGAACTGGGTGCTGTAATGCTTATCGGTACATCAGATTTGATCCTTCCTAGAAATCCTAACGAGAGTTTAAGTAAtctgttaaaaagaattaacagCATGTACTCTCCACACCACGACGATGTTCATAATTTAACAGCAGATTCAAAAAGTGCACACTTGGATATAGTTCATCTGCAACAaaattttcctaaaaattgtgttatttataaaaggtaTTACCATTGTACATTAGACTTGAAAGCGGTCGAGGAGAGCGAGCCCAACGTTCTTCGCGAGATCGCGAGTGAGGAGGAGCTGGCGCAAATCCCGAGAGAATTAACGAGGAAAATCAATGCGCATTTTAATGCAAAGTTCGAGAAGTTTATAACCGCCAAGGCGGTTTTCGAGACCAGCCGAAAATGTTTGG AGCAAAATTTAGAGACGGCGCAGAAGGAACTTGCAGAGCAGAAGTTGGATGACGAGTGTAGAGGGAAGTTGGAGCTAGCGAAAAAGAGCAATACAGAAGTATGTAGCAATCTTGAGGAAGTGAAAATTGAAGTGCACAGATTACAGGAATCTGTCAAACG GTTGGAGAAGGAAACGTGTGAATTACGTAGGCAGAGAGACACAGTTATGGATGAGGCTAATGCATTACAACTGCAAGTTGAAAGGCGGGATACCGAAATTGAAAGAATGTTTACCGAATTGTCCTCTTTAAGCTCTCAGTTTCAAACTGCCATTGCGACCAAGTGCCAAACTCTGGTACAGAAATACTCGCCTCgtattctattaaaaagtcATTCCAATTGTGTAAACAATATGGAACATGTGAAAACTGAAGTGCACGGATTACAGGAATCTGTCAAACG GTTGGGGAAGGAAACGTGTGAATTACGTAGGCAGAGAGACACAGTTACGGATGAGGCTAATACATTACAACTGCAAGTTGAAAGGCGGGATACCGAAATTGAAAGAATGTTTACCGAATTGTCCTCTTTAAGCTCTCAGTTTCAAACTGCCATTGCGACCAAGTGCCAAACTCTGGTACAGAAATACTCGCCTCGCCTTAACAGTATGAAACTCTCTTCGGATGAATCCAAGGAGCTATCACGTTGCAGTTTATCTGCGCTTCCTGTAAAGTATTCTAAGAAGTCTATTTCTCAtcacaatatttattgcaatgacATTTCGTACTTTGagtattaa